The Polyangiaceae bacterium genome includes a window with the following:
- a CDS encoding tetratricopeptide repeat protein translates to MFLYYAASAFTIWMIIDAIRRRAEYYWYLIILFVPFGSLIYFALVKVKDWDLGRRLPGAGTKDVSRLHRKLQETPSVANKLELADALEGAERFQEAEPLFREVLEQDPGNLQSLHGLARCAMSDGRFDEAVEYLEKLLGEDNAYRDYGAALDYAEALWRNGQRDDTVEVLEGLVAISTRVNHHVALAHYLQEDGRTARAREVLERGLANWETSPDFVQRRDEKWARRARKMLAQL, encoded by the coding sequence TTGTTCCTGTACTACGCCGCCAGCGCCTTCACTATCTGGATGATCATCGACGCGATCCGACGGCGCGCCGAGTACTACTGGTATTTGATCATCCTGTTCGTCCCGTTCGGGAGCCTCATCTACTTCGCGCTGGTGAAGGTGAAGGACTGGGATCTCGGTCGCCGTCTGCCGGGAGCTGGCACGAAGGACGTCAGCCGCCTTCACCGCAAGCTGCAGGAAACGCCGAGCGTAGCCAACAAGCTCGAGCTGGCAGACGCGTTGGAGGGCGCCGAGCGCTTCCAGGAAGCCGAGCCGCTGTTCCGCGAGGTGCTCGAGCAAGATCCCGGAAACCTCCAATCTCTCCACGGCCTGGCGCGTTGTGCGATGAGCGATGGTCGTTTCGACGAAGCGGTGGAGTATCTCGAGAAGCTCCTGGGTGAGGACAACGCTTACCGCGACTACGGCGCCGCCCTCGACTACGCCGAAGCGCTATGGCGAAACGGGCAGCGTGACGACACCGTCGAGGTGCTGGAAGGCCTGGTCGCCATCAGCACCCGGGTGAACCATCACGTCGCCCTCGCCCACTACCTCCAAGAAGACGGCCGCACCGCTCGCGCCCGGGAGGTGCTGGAGCGCGGCCTCGCGAACTGGGAAACCTCGCCGGACTTCGTGCAGCGCCGCGACGAGAAGTGGGCGCGCCGCGCGCGCAAGATGCTGGCGCAGCTTTGA